In Aminobacterium sp. MB27-C1, a single genomic region encodes these proteins:
- a CDS encoding DUF362 domain-containing protein has product MAKAVVDKDACVGCETCVGTCPVEAISMVDGKAEVDADTCIECGSCVSVCPVNAISQ; this is encoded by the coding sequence ATGGCAAAAGCAGTCGTAGATAAAGATGCATGCGTTGGTTGCGAAACATGTGTAGGGACTTGCCCTGTAGAAGCTATTTCTATGGTTGATGGTAAAGCTGAAGTCGATGCAGATACATGCATTGAGTGTGGCAGCTGTGTTTCGGTTTGCCCGGTTAATGCCATTTCCCAGTAA
- a CDS encoding NAD(P)H-dependent glycerol-3-phosphate dehydrogenase — protein MATLSLFGAGSWGTALANVLANNGHDICLWCRRREQAEYINTNKMNPDYLKDIPLAQNIHATWDMEEAATRSSFWIMAIPTQSVREILSSLKNFNTPYSVCNVAKGIEIKTLKPISEIVKEFYPDALYAVLSGPSHAEEVIKGLPTATIVASSSFETAQSWQNLFNAPCFRVYTGNDVAGVEIGGAVKNVIAIASGIGKAMNLGDNATAALVSRGLAEIMRLGAKLGAHPLTLAGLAGIGDLVVTCYSFHSRNFRLGKLLGEGKSLDEAKQILGQVAEGAFTVRAVIDLAKEHHVELPIAEAIYRLLYEGTSPRDELENLLTRDPKPEYPPAIFWS, from the coding sequence GTGGCAACTCTATCTCTTTTCGGCGCTGGGAGCTGGGGAACAGCCCTCGCCAATGTCTTGGCCAACAATGGACATGACATTTGTTTATGGTGTCGACGACGGGAGCAAGCTGAATATATCAATACAAATAAAATGAACCCCGACTATCTAAAAGATATACCTTTGGCTCAGAATATTCATGCTACATGGGATATGGAAGAAGCCGCCACACGATCATCTTTTTGGATCATGGCCATTCCGACACAATCAGTACGGGAAATACTTTCATCCCTAAAAAATTTTAACACTCCATATTCAGTATGTAATGTAGCAAAAGGGATAGAAATAAAAACTCTTAAACCTATTAGTGAGATCGTAAAAGAATTCTATCCAGATGCACTTTACGCTGTACTCTCCGGTCCAAGTCACGCAGAAGAAGTTATCAAAGGACTCCCTACTGCAACAATTGTAGCCTCTTCTTCTTTTGAAACAGCACAATCTTGGCAAAATTTATTTAATGCCCCTTGCTTTAGAGTGTATACTGGCAATGATGTAGCAGGAGTAGAAATCGGAGGAGCTGTAAAAAATGTAATAGCAATTGCATCAGGAATAGGAAAAGCAATGAATCTTGGAGATAATGCCACAGCGGCACTTGTCAGTCGAGGGCTCGCGGAAATAATGAGACTCGGAGCAAAATTGGGAGCCCACCCACTTACATTGGCCGGACTTGCCGGTATCGGTGACTTGGTAGTTACGTGCTATAGCTTCCATTCTCGAAATTTCAGACTCGGCAAGCTGTTAGGAGAGGGCAAATCCCTTGATGAAGCTAAACAAATCCTCGGTCAAGTCGCAGAAGGAGCTTTTACTGTCCGGGCCGTTATTGATTTGGCCAAAGAGCATCATGTTGAACTCCCTATTGCTGAAGCAATATACCGTTTACTCTATGAAGGAACCTCTCCACGAGACGAACTTGAAAATCTTCTCACTCGTGATCCTAAGCCAGAGTATCCACCAGCTATTTTCTGGTCATAA
- a CDS encoding diguanylate cyclase: MQDWWGGILFLLASAAGLFLGKGTLYSLCLFPAVLLLLFPAVSIYGTKRAAGIMFLFASISLPAYVVLDVFPLQAALPLYAMIFSMYGITEYLKRKLSRKASVFLDCIKQVGSTSSVEEACVPALQLVRRLLPDCAPAIALYDEKNKFFRLMSGHDEYTGEGVDPNGTLPLGDNICSRVFLSSKPIVVDDVRVNPLYKEGLPGARSELTVPIVWRGEKNGVINVESRKLGRFSSSDVNNLQFFAAILGEIFSHLMAEQKLENNIKELEQTNRAYLSAQKALSCALDVTREQKTNLELLIKKFRDLFDIVQGMSYCHSVEELFPFVSQQLSQRLGYKNVYVFSRRSFSKEMSLQSWVGKLPEECKNIKGLKRGILTYVLETGKPYLATDVSKDALYVNLDNDVRSELIIPVLSSNGTWGAIAVDDDKIGGITHQDQEFLGVIATHLALELENIESFRCLNLEVNRLKALLDIVQSLSNEKASFKQVSNHVMRMLTSVFSYEKVTIFAVEKKEVEPPFLRALASNFVGMSDLDHFSERLHDIGGGQVARCVELEQIINTPDLKKSPYYVNLSSKNTTSQLDVPIIFGGEVYAVISIERNSPFEKSDEDFFMILSRHLGALLALQKIFEDMKRKALVDDLTQLWNRRFLSMRLAEEQSRYERNGEVVSVVMVDMVDFKKINDTYGHIAGDKVLKVFASLLGDSIRAGDIAGRFGGDEFLLILPGTSKEQAIYLIKRLQRNLTLLSIKGVESEISADFGIATVPEDSFSLHEALKIADNRMYESKEERRRLKTDRKEE, encoded by the coding sequence TTGCAAGATTGGTGGGGCGGAATCCTTTTTCTTCTAGCTTCAGCTGCAGGTCTTTTTTTAGGGAAAGGAACTTTGTATTCTTTATGTCTTTTCCCAGCAGTCCTCCTTCTTTTATTCCCTGCTGTTTCTATATACGGGACAAAAAGAGCAGCTGGGATAATGTTTCTGTTTGCTTCTATATCACTCCCTGCTTATGTTGTTTTAGACGTTTTCCCTTTACAAGCAGCTCTTCCATTATATGCCATGATTTTTTCTATGTACGGCATTACAGAATATCTGAAACGGAAATTATCGAGAAAAGCTTCTGTCTTTCTTGATTGCATAAAGCAGGTTGGTTCCACTTCATCTGTAGAAGAGGCGTGTGTTCCTGCCCTGCAACTAGTTCGCCGTCTTCTGCCTGATTGTGCTCCTGCTATTGCTCTTTACGATGAAAAAAATAAGTTTTTTCGATTAATGAGTGGGCATGATGAGTACACAGGAGAAGGGGTTGATCCCAATGGAACTCTTCCCCTTGGAGACAATATTTGTTCCAGAGTGTTTTTGTCAAGTAAACCGATAGTTGTAGATGATGTAAGGGTAAATCCACTTTATAAGGAAGGATTACCTGGTGCTCGTTCAGAATTGACTGTACCTATTGTTTGGCGAGGTGAAAAAAATGGCGTTATTAATGTGGAATCACGAAAGTTAGGGCGGTTTTCTTCTAGCGATGTAAATAACTTACAATTTTTTGCAGCCATTTTAGGAGAAATTTTCTCGCATTTAATGGCGGAGCAGAAACTGGAGAATAACATTAAAGAGCTCGAGCAAACGAATAGAGCATATCTTTCTGCGCAGAAAGCTTTATCTTGCGCTCTTGATGTAACACGTGAGCAGAAGACGAATCTAGAGCTTTTGATTAAGAAATTTCGGGATCTTTTCGATATAGTACAAGGGATGTCATATTGTCACTCCGTTGAAGAATTATTTCCTTTTGTCTCACAGCAACTTTCGCAGAGATTGGGATATAAAAATGTATATGTATTTTCTCGTCGAAGCTTTTCTAAAGAAATGTCCCTTCAGTCGTGGGTTGGGAAACTTCCTGAAGAATGTAAAAATATAAAAGGTCTTAAACGGGGTATTTTAACTTACGTTTTAGAAACAGGGAAACCTTATCTGGCGACAGATGTTTCTAAAGACGCTCTTTACGTTAATCTCGATAATGATGTTCGCTCAGAACTTATTATCCCTGTGCTTTCTAGCAATGGAACCTGGGGAGCAATTGCTGTCGATGATGACAAAATTGGTGGAATTACCCATCAAGACCAGGAGTTTTTAGGTGTTATAGCTACTCATTTAGCACTTGAGTTGGAAAATATAGAATCTTTCAGATGTCTTAATCTTGAAGTTAATCGTTTAAAGGCTCTTCTTGATATAGTTCAGTCTCTTTCCAATGAAAAGGCAAGTTTTAAACAAGTTTCTAATCATGTCATGAGAATGTTGACTTCTGTTTTTAGTTATGAGAAAGTAACAATTTTTGCTGTAGAAAAGAAAGAGGTAGAGCCTCCGTTCCTTAGGGCTTTAGCCTCTAATTTTGTGGGCATGTCTGATCTAGACCATTTTTCAGAAAGGCTTCATGATATTGGAGGTGGTCAGGTTGCTCGATGTGTAGAGCTAGAGCAGATTATTAATACACCGGATCTTAAAAAGTCTCCTTATTACGTTAATCTTTCTTCTAAAAATACGACATCCCAACTTGACGTTCCTATTATATTCGGAGGGGAAGTCTACGCTGTTATTTCAATAGAGAGGAATAGCCCCTTTGAAAAAAGCGATGAAGACTTTTTTATGATTCTTTCTCGTCATTTGGGAGCTCTTTTAGCTTTGCAGAAAATTTTCGAAGATATGAAAAGAAAGGCACTTGTTGATGATTTAACTCAACTTTGGAATCGTCGTTTCCTTTCGATGCGCCTTGCAGAAGAGCAATCTCGGTACGAACGAAATGGTGAAGTGGTTAGTGTGGTTATGGTTGATATGGTTGATTTTAAGAAGATCAACGATACGTATGGTCATATTGCTGGAGATAAAGTTTTAAAAGTTTTTGCTTCTCTCTTGGGTGATTCTATTCGAGCTGGTGATATAGCTGGTAGATTTGGTGGAGACGAGTTCCTCTTGATATTACCAGGAACCAGCAAAGAACAGGCAATCTATCTTATAAAACGTTTGCAACGTAATCTTACACTACTTAGTATAAAAGGTGTTGAGAGTGAGATTTCTGCTGATTTTGGTATAGCAACTGTTCCGGAAGACTCTTTCTCTCTTCATGAAGCGTTGAAGATTGCTGATAACAGAATGTATGAAAGCAAGGAAGAGCGAAGACGTCTGAAGACAGACCGAAAGGAAGAATGA
- a CDS encoding sensor histidine kinase, with amino-acid sequence MENGRLPVKLQKVQEKVSETLTESLDFIASLREDELEHLHEVRMKRASLQKELEDVIIASQNAEEEYRKSRMELMEASRSNNKQCEQDAYNRAAHLMKIRGAFEEREKSLCRMRDDLDREERRTENFLERSEHVANRFRVALEFISSNIDEALGASENYDLNSMKMACQLAERESRALARDLHDGPVQRFSSAVLQLETAQEYIKGGDINEAVSELEKTRNQIQEALGDIRALLFQLNPTGLSEGLDSALDRLAKQVWSSGGPEVCVRIEGDQRKVPLSFRRPIFKIIHQAVANAFLHGKAREVSVRIDILNDVMRVRISDDGRGFDVKKERMQAAERGSYGLISMEERAMMIGGNLRIESEPGRGTAIHLSVPLSIFSEK; translated from the coding sequence ATGGAAAATGGACGTTTACCAGTGAAATTACAAAAAGTACAAGAGAAGGTAAGTGAAACCCTTACGGAGAGTCTTGATTTCATAGCTTCACTTCGTGAAGATGAATTAGAGCACCTGCATGAAGTGAGGATGAAACGTGCCAGCTTGCAGAAAGAGTTAGAGGATGTCATTATTGCCTCTCAAAATGCTGAAGAAGAATATAGAAAATCAAGAATGGAGCTGATGGAAGCTTCCAGGTCCAACAATAAGCAGTGTGAGCAGGATGCTTATAATAGAGCAGCTCATCTTATGAAAATTAGAGGGGCTTTTGAAGAAAGAGAAAAAAGCCTTTGTCGGATGCGAGACGATCTTGATAGAGAAGAACGAAGAACTGAGAATTTCCTTGAACGTAGTGAACATGTTGCTAACCGCTTCAGGGTAGCTCTGGAATTTATTTCATCTAATATTGACGAAGCGTTGGGGGCAAGTGAAAATTACGATTTGAATAGTATGAAGATGGCATGTCAGTTAGCTGAAAGAGAGAGTCGGGCCTTGGCACGAGATTTGCATGATGGTCCAGTACAACGGTTTTCAAGTGCCGTATTACAACTAGAGACAGCCCAAGAGTATATTAAGGGTGGGGATATTAACGAGGCTGTTTCTGAGTTGGAAAAAACAAGAAATCAGATTCAGGAAGCTTTAGGTGATATTCGCGCTCTTCTTTTTCAACTTAACCCGACAGGGCTTTCAGAAGGCCTGGATTCAGCTCTTGATCGTTTGGCAAAACAGGTTTGGAGTTCCGGAGGACCAGAGGTTTGTGTTCGTATTGAGGGAGATCAACGTAAAGTTCCCCTTTCATTTAGAAGGCCTATTTTCAAAATTATCCATCAAGCTGTTGCTAATGCGTTTCTTCACGGAAAAGCCAGAGAGGTTTCTGTTCGAATCGATATATTAAATGATGTTATGAGGGTTCGTATTTCAGATGATGGTAGAGGCTTTGATGTAAAAAAAGAACGAATGCAAGCTGCTGAAAGAGGTTCATATGGTCTTATTAGCATGGAAGAAAGGGCAATGATGATCGGAGGAAATTTAAGAATTGAAAGTGAACCTGGTCGCGGAACGGCTATCCATTTAAGTGTTCCCCTTTCAATTTTTTCAGAGAAATAG
- the typA gene encoding translational GTPase TypA — MVQAEKIRNLAIIAHIDHGKTTLIDSIFKSAQVFRKGAHVEERVMDSNEIERERGITIRAKHCTVEWKDYLINIIDTPGHADFSGEVERILSTVDSVLLLVDANEGPMPQTRYVLMRALAMGLRPIVFINKIDRPNANPTVVLNQTFDLFIELGATEEQVDFPILYGSGLDGWAVRDLEKDPHEGMNALFETIIDYVPAPHVDPHSPFLMQVSTLAWNEYTGRIGCGKVLQGTLRKGEDFIRYSTKWKDVANKSGEWEVCGKEETRSVKMWITRGLDRQEVEEISAGDIVWISGPQEINIGDTFCSPEIEGKTLQPLAIEEPTVSMFFLINNGPFSGREGQPITLRQLKARLEREMHVNVALRVEDIGRPDGLKVSGRGELHLSILIEEMRREGMEFCVSKPEVITRNENDRLLEPMEELTIDVPEEYQGVVFEKLSRRKARLLSMENTRTGLIRLVFQIPTRGLIGYRGEFLTDTRGLGIMNTIFTGYGEWAGEISPRNRGSMVSLDTGEATSYQLENLQERGTLFIEPGDPVYEGMIVGENSRPGDLPCNPTKKKQATNHRSATKDMTIKLDVPRKMSLEKAMEWIADEELVEVTPKSIRIRKAILDSQERKKASKKAS, encoded by the coding sequence ATGGTTCAAGCAGAAAAGATTAGAAATCTCGCTATTATCGCACATATCGATCATGGCAAAACGACACTTATCGACTCTATATTTAAATCCGCTCAAGTATTCCGAAAAGGGGCACACGTAGAAGAAAGAGTAATGGATAGCAATGAAATAGAGAGGGAACGAGGCATTACCATAAGGGCCAAACACTGCACCGTAGAATGGAAAGATTACCTTATAAATATTATCGACACCCCAGGCCACGCCGATTTCTCAGGAGAAGTGGAACGTATTCTTTCAACGGTTGACTCTGTCCTTTTATTAGTAGATGCCAATGAAGGCCCAATGCCACAAACACGTTATGTTCTTATGAGGGCTCTGGCTATGGGACTTCGCCCCATAGTTTTCATAAACAAAATAGATCGGCCTAATGCGAATCCAACAGTTGTATTAAATCAGACATTTGATCTGTTTATTGAACTCGGAGCGACAGAAGAACAGGTTGATTTCCCTATTCTTTACGGTTCCGGCCTTGATGGCTGGGCAGTAAGAGATCTTGAAAAAGATCCTCACGAAGGGATGAATGCTCTCTTCGAAACAATAATTGACTATGTACCTGCACCGCATGTCGATCCTCATTCCCCTTTTCTGATGCAGGTTAGCACCTTAGCATGGAATGAATATACAGGCCGTATTGGGTGTGGAAAAGTTCTTCAAGGAACGCTTCGAAAGGGAGAAGACTTCATTCGTTACTCAACAAAATGGAAAGATGTCGCCAATAAAAGTGGCGAATGGGAAGTCTGCGGGAAAGAAGAGACTCGATCCGTCAAAATGTGGATTACTCGCGGTCTTGACCGCCAAGAAGTTGAAGAGATATCTGCTGGTGACATTGTCTGGATATCTGGTCCACAGGAAATCAACATTGGAGATACGTTCTGTTCGCCAGAGATTGAAGGCAAAACTCTTCAGCCATTGGCTATAGAAGAACCAACTGTTTCCATGTTTTTCCTTATAAATAACGGACCCTTTTCAGGACGAGAAGGACAACCCATTACACTCAGACAATTAAAAGCAAGACTTGAAAGAGAGATGCATGTCAATGTAGCTCTCCGCGTAGAGGATATAGGACGTCCTGACGGTCTTAAGGTTTCTGGACGAGGTGAGCTACATCTTTCTATTCTCATAGAGGAAATGAGACGGGAAGGAATGGAATTCTGTGTATCGAAACCAGAAGTAATTACACGAAATGAAAATGATCGCCTGTTGGAACCTATGGAAGAACTTACTATTGACGTTCCTGAAGAGTATCAGGGAGTTGTTTTTGAAAAACTCTCTAGAAGAAAAGCCAGACTTCTTTCTATGGAAAATACGCGAACAGGTCTTATACGTCTCGTATTCCAAATTCCTACTCGAGGTCTTATCGGATACCGAGGAGAATTTTTGACGGATACGAGAGGGCTGGGAATCATGAATACCATTTTTACTGGATATGGCGAATGGGCTGGAGAAATTTCACCACGCAATCGTGGAAGTATGGTCAGTCTTGATACAGGAGAAGCTACAAGTTACCAGCTTGAAAACCTTCAAGAACGAGGGACTCTCTTTATAGAACCTGGCGATCCTGTATATGAGGGAATGATCGTCGGGGAAAACTCAAGACCAGGGGATCTTCCGTGTAATCCGACTAAAAAGAAACAAGCGACAAACCATCGCTCGGCTACAAAAGATATGACAATTAAGCTTGATGTACCGCGTAAAATGTCTCTTGAAAAAGCCATGGAATGGATTGCTGATGAAGAACTTGTTGAAGTAACACCTAAATCAATCAGAATACGAAAAGCTATTCTTGATTCTCAAGAGCGAAAAAAAGCTTCAAAAAAAGCTAGCTAA
- the prxU gene encoding thioredoxin-dependent peroxiredoxin (Most members of this family contain a selenocysteine.), whose protein sequence is MVEKKSGCVVPAAVTEEHEHEKDAGKDLAIAKEESSMTIMVGRKAPDFTAPAYHNGTFTSVKLSDFAGKWVLLCFYPGDFTFVUATEVSAVADRYEEFKELGVEVISISVDSQFVHKVWNDTELSKMVDGGVPFHMASDGGGNIGRAYGVYDPDAGVNVRGRFIIDPDGVIQAMEVLTPPVGRNVDETIRQIKAFQLVRKTGGSQVTPSGWQPGGKVLEPGIDLVSKVWEKWNPRDVYKK, encoded by the coding sequence ATGGTGGAGAAAAAGAGTGGTTGTGTTGTTCCTGCTGCTGTAACTGAGGAACATGAACACGAAAAAGATGCAGGCAAAGATTTAGCCATTGCAAAGGAGGAGAGCTCAATGACAATTATGGTTGGCAGAAAAGCTCCTGATTTTACTGCTCCAGCGTATCATAATGGAACATTTACATCCGTTAAATTGTCGGATTTTGCCGGGAAATGGGTTTTGCTTTGTTTCTATCCTGGAGATTTTACCTTTGTGTGAGCTACAGAAGTGTCAGCAGTTGCTGACAGATATGAGGAATTTAAAGAGTTGGGTGTTGAAGTTATTTCGATTAGTGTGGACAGTCAATTTGTACATAAAGTATGGAATGATACGGAGCTTTCAAAAATGGTAGATGGCGGAGTTCCGTTCCATATGGCTTCAGATGGTGGAGGAAATATAGGAAGAGCTTATGGGGTGTATGATCCAGATGCTGGAGTAAATGTACGAGGCCGTTTTATTATAGATCCAGACGGTGTCATTCAGGCGATGGAAGTGCTTACTCCGCCTGTAGGACGTAATGTTGATGAAACAATACGACAGATTAAGGCTTTTCAATTGGTGAGAAAAACTGGTGGATCTCAGGTTACACCTTCTGGGTGGCAGCCTGGTGGAAAAGTTCTTGAGCCTGGAATTGATCTTGTTTCTAAGGTTTGGGAGAAATGGAATCCGCGAGACGTCTATAAAAAATAA
- a CDS encoding ABC transporter substrate-binding protein encodes MRKRFLSFPLVFLVLLMSSLAWGSTQMDQIMQREKIIIAIPDFDYYPFSFEEDGEFKGFDIDLGKRIANELGVKVQFIRASWDGLIALSWYSDYPWTKFDIAIASITVKETRAQVCNFSEWYFYTGERLLVRKEDNYSHILDLTGQKIGVVAGSTSYDTAKKELAAHTISYPTPDKAVLALLNREVDAVLTDGVIVLNAIKENNMLTLLGDMLTTEKYAIALPQGAQDLKIVLDKVVVENRKELYEKWFKN; translated from the coding sequence ATGAGAAAAAGATTTTTAAGTTTTCCACTCGTCTTTTTAGTTCTTTTGATGAGTTCTCTGGCATGGGGGAGCACACAAATGGACCAAATTATGCAACGGGAAAAAATTATTATCGCTATTCCCGATTTCGACTACTACCCCTTCTCCTTTGAAGAGGATGGAGAATTTAAAGGGTTTGACATTGATCTGGGAAAACGTATAGCAAATGAATTAGGAGTAAAAGTGCAATTTATCAGAGCTTCTTGGGATGGTCTTATCGCCCTTTCCTGGTACTCTGATTATCCATGGACAAAATTTGATATTGCGATTGCATCAATAACAGTAAAGGAAACCCGCGCACAAGTATGTAATTTTTCTGAGTGGTACTTCTACACAGGAGAAAGACTTCTCGTTCGAAAAGAGGACAACTACAGTCATATTTTGGATCTCACTGGACAAAAGATAGGAGTTGTAGCTGGCTCTACAAGCTACGACACAGCAAAAAAAGAACTTGCAGCCCACACCATTTCTTACCCCACTCCAGATAAAGCAGTACTAGCACTTCTTAACAGAGAGGTTGATGCTGTTTTAACAGATGGCGTCATTGTTCTTAATGCAATAAAAGAGAATAACATGCTTACGCTATTGGGAGATATGCTAACTACAGAAAAATATGCTATAGCTTTACCCCAAGGGGCACAAGATTTAAAGATCGTTCTTGATAAAGTTGTTGTTGAAAATCGAAAAGAACTTTATGAAAAATGGTTTAAAAATTAA
- a CDS encoding sodium-dependent transporter — translation MPEISEREQWGSKLGFILAAAGSAIGLGSIWRFPYITGQYGGAAFVLVYTLLVFSIGISLMMAEIVIGRRGKLNAVGSFKALGGGAWSIVGWLGVIAAFIILSYYGVIGGWTIAYFIKSFTGLTSHSSSGQIAKTFEIFVSNAGSVIFYQVLFMAATIFVVYNGVGGGIERLCKICMPALFILMLILILRSVTLPGASKGLSFFLKPDFTKITGEVLLAALGQAFFSLSLGIGAMIIYGSYLPEDSNIPSSSAQICFLTLLISIMAGLIIFPSLFAFNMEPAAGAGLTFITLPVVFAKMPAGFLWSALFFVLFFFAALTSSVSLLEVVASYFIDNFGWKRSRATLVLGIIITIAGIPSALSQGAVPINLFGKSFLDAADFFASNLLMPLGGFFISLFLGWKIHNIAKEEINNLSENSFPLTKTWLFILQYIAPICIAIIFISGLRS, via the coding sequence ATGCCAGAAATATCGGAACGAGAACAATGGGGTAGCAAGCTGGGTTTTATCTTAGCAGCAGCTGGTTCTGCCATTGGTCTCGGAAGTATTTGGCGTTTCCCCTACATAACGGGGCAATACGGTGGAGCCGCATTTGTGCTAGTCTATACTCTCCTTGTCTTTTCTATCGGAATTTCTCTCATGATGGCAGAAATAGTTATAGGCCGCCGCGGGAAACTCAACGCTGTAGGATCATTTAAGGCCTTAGGAGGAGGAGCATGGTCTATTGTTGGCTGGCTCGGCGTTATAGCCGCATTTATTATACTTTCGTATTATGGTGTAATCGGCGGCTGGACTATAGCTTACTTCATAAAATCTTTCACCGGTTTAACATCTCACAGTAGCAGTGGCCAAATCGCTAAGACATTCGAAATTTTTGTATCAAATGCTGGGTCTGTCATTTTTTATCAGGTACTTTTTATGGCGGCAACGATTTTTGTCGTGTATAACGGCGTTGGCGGTGGTATTGAACGTCTTTGTAAAATCTGCATGCCTGCACTTTTCATTCTTATGTTAATTCTTATTCTACGATCTGTCACCCTTCCAGGAGCCTCAAAGGGACTTTCTTTTTTCCTCAAGCCCGACTTTACAAAAATAACAGGAGAAGTTCTTCTTGCTGCTCTTGGGCAGGCATTCTTCTCTTTATCTCTGGGGATAGGAGCAATGATCATATACGGAAGTTATCTACCAGAAGATTCGAATATTCCTTCATCAAGTGCTCAAATATGCTTTCTCACTCTTCTTATTTCAATTATGGCCGGCCTTATTATTTTCCCTTCTCTATTTGCTTTTAACATGGAACCTGCGGCGGGAGCAGGTTTAACCTTTATAACTTTACCTGTTGTTTTTGCAAAAATGCCAGCTGGATTTTTATGGTCTGCTTTATTCTTTGTTCTCTTCTTTTTTGCGGCCCTCACCTCTTCCGTATCTCTTTTAGAAGTAGTTGCATCTTATTTTATAGACAACTTTGGCTGGAAAAGGTCGCGCGCCACTCTTGTTCTCGGAATTATCATTACTATTGCAGGCATTCCTTCAGCCCTTTCACAAGGAGCGGTCCCCATTAATCTCTTCGGAAAATCTTTTCTTGACGCCGCAGATTTTTTTGCCTCAAATCTTCTCATGCCTTTAGGTGGGTTCTTCATCTCTCTTTTCCTAGGCTGGAAAATACATAATATTGCAAAAGAGGAAATCAATAATCTGTCAGAAAACTCTTTTCCACTTACCAAAACATGGCTTTTTATTCTCCAGTACATTGCACCTATCTGTATCGCCATAATATTTATTTCAGGACTAAGAAGTTAA
- a CDS encoding DUF72 domain-containing protein gives MEKLHVGTCSWSDRSLLESGWYPHFVSNSENRLRFYSERFSTVEVDSTFYALPHESSVYRWVVQTPPGFIFNIKAYGLFTYHKVSYNSLPQWIRNELPQPVHGQRIQHQNVPFPLRRALWKQFVTLVTPLHQMGRLGYILFQLPPWFKYSRPALKYFERLAEITPPFKVAIEVRHRSWFNKGRNDLEILLRDSNMAYVIVDEPQLSWTVPAERLVTATWGSVIRFHGRNAEMWQKKGASVQERFSYLYTNEELTEWKGSIENISQDVAVTFIMFNNCYKDYAVQNALEMQRVLGLRSFVPTAVQKKLDFNDEDK, from the coding sequence ATGGAAAAACTGCACGTAGGAACATGCTCGTGGAGTGATCGTTCTCTTTTAGAGAGTGGTTGGTACCCTCATTTTGTTTCAAATTCAGAAAATCGTCTCCGTTTTTATTCGGAAAGGTTTTCAACTGTTGAAGTAGATAGTACTTTTTATGCTCTTCCTCATGAATCATCTGTATATCGATGGGTTGTACAAACACCGCCAGGTTTTATTTTTAACATAAAGGCGTATGGCCTTTTTACATATCACAAGGTTTCATACAATAGTTTGCCCCAATGGATTCGTAACGAATTACCCCAACCTGTGCATGGTCAGCGAATACAGCATCAAAATGTTCCTTTCCCCCTTCGTCGTGCTTTATGGAAACAATTTGTTACTCTTGTAACGCCACTTCATCAGATGGGAAGGTTGGGGTACATCCTTTTTCAACTTCCACCATGGTTTAAATATTCTCGCCCAGCTTTAAAATATTTTGAGCGTTTGGCGGAGATAACTCCTCCTTTCAAAGTAGCAATAGAGGTTCGTCACCGAAGTTGGTTTAATAAGGGGCGAAATGATTTAGAAATCCTTTTGAGAGATAGTAATATGGCTTATGTTATCGTAGATGAGCCGCAGCTTTCATGGACGGTTCCCGCTGAAAGGCTTGTTACTGCGACGTGGGGAAGCGTCATACGTTTTCATGGCAGAAATGCAGAAATGTGGCAGAAGAAGGGAGCATCAGTACAAGAACGTTTTAGTTATCTTTATACAAACGAAGAGTTAACAGAATGGAAGGGATCTATAGAAAACATATCGCAAGATGTAGCTGTAACTTTTATAATGTTTAATAATTGTTATAAAGATTACGCTGTGCAAAATGCTTTGGAGATGCAACGTGTGCTTGGATTACGTTCATTTGTTCCCACTGCTGTCCAAAAAAAGCTAGATTTTAATGATGAAGATAAATAG